The segment AAAGAACCCAAGGGTTATTTTAAAATAGCAAATACTTATTTTTCTGGGAAAACTTATGGTATTAGTATAACTCCTTGGGAGTATACAGAGAGATTAAATACCCTTCAGAAAATAGCTCTTAACCGTCCTTCTGGGGTTCCTTTGCATATGACAATTGACTTTGAAGGTGATTTTAAGAATGATTATATGTCTGGCGGAATTAGGCAATTTATACCTCCAATGGGAATGGCTGCCATTGGAGATACAAAACTTACTTATGAGATTGGTTTGACTATTTCAAGGATGCTTTCGGCAATGGGTGTAACTCAAATGTATTCTCCTGTTTGCGATGTAAATGTAAATCCTGATAACCCCGAGATAGGAATAAGGGCTTTCAGTGATGATCCTCAAGTTTGTGCTAAGCATGCAGTCGCTTTAGTGAAGGGTTTACAGGATGGAGGTCTTGTTGCAACTGCAAAACATTTCCCCGGAAGAGGAGATTCTGCAACAGATGCTCATGATGTTTTAGATGTAATAAGGTCTGATAAAAAGAGGATGCATGAAGTTGAGTTAGTTCCATTTAAAGCCGCAATAGATGCTGGGGTGAAAGCCATTATGACAGCCCATTCTGTTTATCCTGCTTATGATGATAAATTCCCTGCTACTTTATCAGAGAAAGTTCTTAAAGGTTTATTGAGAGAAGAGTTAGGATTTGAAGGGGTTATCGTTTCTGATGCTATTGGTATGGCAGCAATTTTGAAGAAATGGCCCTTACCAGTTGCTTGCGTTATGGCTATAAAGGCGGGTGTTGATACGATTCTTTTGAAGGCTGATGATGAATCAAGATCTCAATGCTTCTTTGGGATTAAAAGAGCTGTTGAAGAAGGTGAAATTCCAATGGAGAGGATTGATGAGGCTGTGACTCGTCTTCTGCGAATGAAATATGACCAAGGCCTATTCAAAACGGCTGGGAAAAATGATCCAAATAGAGTCTATAAGATTACAACTGATAAAAAAGTTATTGATTTCTCTTGGGATGTTGCGAAAAAAGCCCTTATTATAATGAGAGATGATAAGAAATTGTTGCCATTAAAGAAAGAAGAGAAGATTCTTGTGATAGAACAGAGAATTCCTTACGAATTTGTTGGTAAGGACCCATATCATCACACTCATATGTTCTCAGAGAGAATGGCTTACCACTCAACAAATCTGATTCTAACGGATACTGAATTTTCTGCATTTGAAGATGAAATTAAAGAATGTCTACAACTTGCTAAACAAGCAGATCTTGTTGTTATGACTAATTATTATGCAAGAATTGTTAAGTCTGGCAATAATCAACTTCTTGTTAAGAAGTTAAAGAAAGCAGGTCATAAGGTTGTGGTTGTGACGAATACTCCTTATTTAATAGGAACTACAGAGGAAGCCGATGCTGTTGTCTGCAATTTTAGCGCTACCCCAGATTCTATTAGAGCCTCAGCAGATTTACTCTTTGGTAAAATTAAACCTTTCCCAAAAACAAAAGTTCCTGTAAATCTTGAGGTAGAGAAAAAGAAAAAGAAGAAAAAGGTGAGTATGAAAGCTCCAAAGAAGAAAGGTTCTTCTTTAGACATCTCTTATTGCTAAAAGAATAAAGGAGGGGATGATGCCAGGGATAAAAATAAAGGATGTTTTTACGATTTCCGGATCTGAAATAACACAGATTTATGAGAAGAACAGGATGAAGGTTCATTTCCAGGGGATGTCAAAAACCCTCCTTTTCCCTCAAACAATTGCCCTTCAAGGTGCTCCTACCTGTTCTATTGGAATTTCTCCCTATGGTTTGTATAATAGACTTAATGATTCAGGGAGATTGATCCTTTTAAATCAAAATGCTATTCAGTTTGGTTCCGCTCCTTTTATAAGGATAGACGGAGAAGCTTGGATGCTTACAAGTAAGGATCCGGAATTGGTAGAGGGTCCTGATGATATTCCTGCTATGAAGAATTATTATCATCCACCTTTACCAGAAAAAAACATCACGATTTCTATTGCGACTCCTTCTTTGGAGATTGTTTATAAGATAGGTAAAATTGTTGTTACAAGAAGATTTATTTCACCGTTTTTATATAAAAGAGAACACGCTCTAATGCCTATTGGTGTTGAGGAATATGAGGTTAGAAATACAACCGATAAAGAAAAAGAAATTACCTTGGTTTTACCTCGTCCTTCTCTTGTGAATCTTCAAGAGAAAGAATTAAAGCCTTTAGATCAGGATACTGTTTACATATGTTCAACACCTGTTAAAGGACACATTCATGAGGATTTTGATACAGAGACTATTAGAGGAGTTGTAATGGGAAGCAAAGAATGCGAAGACAGAATGGTCATAGCTTGTCCAAAAACGAAAGGTGTAAAAATAGATACTCAGCCTTATTTTTGCCTGAATCGACTGAAACAAGATTTGTTGTTGAATGATGATGGAACCTTTTATGAAAAAAGACCCCCAAAGTTAAATCAGGATTATGGTGCAGCTATAAGTTTATCCTTTACTTTAGGACCAAAAGAAGAGAAGAAGATGCCATTTGCAGTTGCCTTGGATTTCCCTAAACAGCGTTTTATTGATGGTAAGACATTTGAGCGTAGATATGTTAGTAGTTTTAAGAATGAGAAGACAAGACCTATTGAGCTTGTTAAGATTGGATTGGATAATTATCCTCTTTGGTTCGAAAGGACAATGACGATTCAAGAGAGAATATATAATTTGATAAGGAAGAGTCCTTCTTATAAGAATGATAATGAGGGAGCTTTAAGATTAGCAAGATTAATCTTCAATGAGTTTAGTTTCCCTCTATCAAATGCGGCTTGTTGGGTT is part of the candidate division WOR-3 bacterium genome and harbors:
- a CDS encoding glycoside hydrolase family 3 N-terminal domain-containing protein encodes the protein MSKARDLFVSNKLKEMTLDEKIGQLLTFTWRGAILTPSGTEQITKLHCGGLCLEPYALETCKNLYWGNSQIDPNFKEPKGYFKIANTYFSGKTYGISITPWEYTERLNTLQKIALNRPSGVPLHMTIDFEGDFKNDYMSGGIRQFIPPMGMAAIGDTKLTYEIGLTISRMLSAMGVTQMYSPVCDVNVNPDNPEIGIRAFSDDPQVCAKHAVALVKGLQDGGLVATAKHFPGRGDSATDAHDVLDVIRSDKKRMHEVELVPFKAAIDAGVKAIMTAHSVYPAYDDKFPATLSEKVLKGLLREELGFEGVIVSDAIGMAAILKKWPLPVACVMAIKAGVDTILLKADDESRSQCFFGIKRAVEEGEIPMERIDEAVTRLLRMKYDQGLFKTAGKNDPNRVYKITTDKKVIDFSWDVAKKALIIMRDDKKLLPLKKEEKILVIEQRIPYEFVGKDPYHHTHMFSERMAYHSTNLILTDTEFSAFEDEIKECLQLAKQADLVVMTNYYARIVKSGNNQLLVKKLKKAGHKVVVVTNTPYLIGTTEEADAVVCNFSATPDSIRASADLLFGKIKPFPKTKVPVNLEVEKKKKKKKVSMKAPKKKGSSLDISYC